The nucleotide sequence ACTCCTTATGTGGTTGAGGAAGAACTTGAACTTAGGATCCTGCAGCTgtcacctctcaaatgctggggcaTGTTACAACTACTGTTTGAGAAGTTACTAAATGACATCACTCGAAGCCAGCGGGGTTGGTGCCTATTCAAATCATTTCACCAAGTCACAACCTTGTAAGTGACCTACATTGCTGTAAGAGTACCATTTTACCTActctgtgagtgagtgtgtgtgtgtgtgtgtgtgtgtgtgtgtgtgtgtgtgtgtgtgtgttttacaagTTTGTGTGAAGCAGAGTCTCATTTTGTACACTTTTGGATAGCCTAAAACATGGTAATCTTTCTTGCCTTGGCCTTCCAAgtgccccagtgctgggattactagcACGAGCTACCAAGCCCACTGTCTAGAATTTTATTAGAATACAAGTATCTGTCCTTTTTTTgtctatttgagacagggtcagctTTGGCTGTATTGGAACTCAGTATGGCTACAAGTATCTACACTTAGTTTACAGTGTTAAGTCATATGACATGTATGGGATTGCCTTTTTAGTAAGTTAattgaacttttaattttttatctgcATTTAATTATGTGGTAATGTGGGAGATAGGGATTTATTTAAGTGgccaaggctgtccttgaactcttgatccctcctgtctccacctcacaagtgctgggattatatgcctGCAaacctggtctctctctctctctctctctctctctctctctctctctctctctctctctcctctctcctctctcctctctcctctctctcccctctcctctctctcctctctcctctctctcctctctctctctctttctctctttgtcacagagatctacctgcctctgtctcccgagtgctgggattaaaggtgtgcatcaccgccacctggctgtaagctcaCCCATTAGCTAGATTGACTGGCTCCCCAGATTTAGGATTGCTTGCATCTAATCACACCTGACAgttcaatgtgggtgctggagatagGAATTCAGGCCCTAGTGCTTACATAGAGGGAACattactgactaagccatctccccaacttcATTGAATTTACTTGTGAAACTGTTAAAAGTCCAGTGTTTCTGTAAGTGTTTTAAACTCTCACAGTTTAATGACACACTCAATGCATCATGTTTTACTTATTGAAATAAATGCAGACTTTGATCTAACTTCTATTTTGACAGTTTGTTGCATATTCTAAGGACCCAGACATAGGCTTGGTGGCCCATCTCTTGTTTTTCCTGGTTTATGACTTTCGGCTTTGTGGAATACGGCTGAGATGAAAGGATTTATTGACGATGCAAACTACTCCGTTGGCCTGTTGGATGAAGGAACAAACCTTGGAAATGTTATTGATAACTATGTTTATGAACATACCCTGGTAAGTGTGCAGACATATTTGCAAACTTGAAAGCAGATTGTCGGTTATGTTTCTCGGGCATTGATCCAATAGAATGACTCGGTCCAGTCAGCGTTTGCAGCTTTATTTTCATATGCTCTTACCTGGATAGCATTGATCACTTGTCCCGGTTTACTGTCCACTCCCCGAGGAGACTGCCCCAGAACGCTGTTTATAAATACTTtagtcatttgttttcattttgttgtgtgattgtttccatttgtttatgtgaCTAGTGTGgcatagtttttgtttctttgtgaaaGATAAGATTTCTTGTGTTCTCCAAGTTTGTTGAAGAGTTCTAACGTTACTCTAGTTTTCAGTAAAAGGACTGgctgggcggggtgggggtggcacacgcttttaatcccagcactcaggaggcagagccaggctgatcctCTGAGTTAGTTCAAGgacggcctggtctacagagtgagttccaggacaactctgtcttgaaaaaccaagagaccaaaaaaaaaaaaagtgccctcaCAAATACGACCAAGCCTCCTACCAAAATTCGCTTTTTTCTCTACCTTGTCATCAGGTGCTTGAGGGGAGGTGGCACTGGATGATGCTAGAAACTCCTGAAAACAAAAGCTGTTGACACCATATTGTTAGAAGACTCTTAGTTCAATCCTGATGACGTTAGTTAACTTGCTTTTCTCAGGTCAGATAGAAATACGACTTCATCCATCCTGTTTGACATTTATAGTCACGGAGTATTTAGTGGAAATTCCACCCTTAACTACTTAACTAAGCACGTGTATCTTTTcagtgtgtttttgtgttttttttaaacgctttttcttttcattgtcattaacagacaggaaaaaatgCGTTCTTTGTGGGGGATCTTGGGAAGATCGTGAAGAGGCACAGCCAGTGGCAGAGCGTGGTGGCCCAGATAAAGCCCTTTTACACGGTGAAGTGCAACTCCACCCCAGCGGTGCTGGAGATCCTGGCGGCTCTCGGAACTGGCTTTGCTTGTTCCAGCAAAGTAAGCATTTCTCTCCCACTAACATAACAGCAGGATTTAAAATGCTAACTCCTCAATACACTCACCAGTAGAACAAATGCAAAAAGGTTGTGTGGGTTTTTTAATTAACTATTTAAATGTGTCCCGTGTCTTAGGGCttctatgctgtgaagagacaccatgaccatggtgactcttacaaggaaaacatttagttgtggTGGCAGCTTATAGCttcagaggttccgtccattatcatcatggcagcacatgatggcaggcagacatggtgctggctgtatcagaaggcaacaggaagcagattGACTGGGCATGGCtcgagcatatatgagacctcaaagcctgcctatacagcgacacacttccttcaacaaggccacacctcccaatagtgccactactccctttgggggccatttttttccaAACCACCAAATCCACCATGGACATTAGACAATAGTCATTTTTTTAGGTGTATTGATGAAAGGGATGTTACACTGTGATGACTTTGGAggaatttccttcttcttttttttttggtttttcgagacagggtttctctgtgtagctttgtgcctttcctggaacccacttggtagcccaggctggcctcgaactcacagagatccacttggctctgcctcccgagtgctgggattaaaggcgtgcaccaccaccgcccggcaggaattTCCTTCTTAATCAAGaaatttttaagaaagatttatttttttattttatgtgatttttttttttttaacctgtatgtatgtatgtgtcacaTTGCTTgcttggtacccacagaggccagagtgggTGGGTGTTAGATCCCCCTAGAACTAGAGCTGTGGAAGGTGTAAGCTTCCATGTAAAtagtgaatgctgggaatcaaacctaggctTTCTGCAACAGTAGCAGTGTTCTTTATCGCTGGCTGTGATGCTTGagtcctttaaccccagcatttttTAGAGAGATGCATTTCAAGGCTAATCTGAGCAGCACAGTGAATTTGAGCCAACCTGGGGTGtgtggaaccctgtctcaaaacagaatgtCTTCATTCTTAGTTTgttgtcttctcttctcttttctctcttggtacttttcttttgaaacaggatctgtAGTTCAAGCTCATCTTAAAAttccctatgtagctgaagatggctttgaatctgctcctcttgcctctccctcccaggtgctaggGACAGGTATCGGCCACCACACCCAATTTATATGGTTCTGTGGATCAGATCCAGGGCTTCAAACATGGTAATTAAGCAAACACTTTGTagcaactgaactacatccccagtcctgaCTACAGTAAATGTTCATAAACTGGGAGATTGCTCTTGTTAAAAAGCtttttgtggggctggggatgaCGGTTAATAGtacatactgcttttgcagaagagacctgaatttgattcctaatACCTATACCAGGCAGCACACAACTACCtttttccaggggatccagtgtatCTGTCTTCTGTGGACACTTCTACTctccatgagcacacacacactttaaataattttgtttttaaatttaaatttgcatGTGGGAGTTTGCAAGTCCCATGGTGCACCTGTGGAGCCAGGACAACTCATGGGGGATTTGTTCTTTTGTTCTACAATGTGGGTtcaggggattgaacttgggtaaTCAAACTTGGTGACatgtgctgagctatctcactgatcctgttttttttttttaaacatggggtAGAGAATCATTACCAAAATGAGAATTCTGTGACATTATATTGGTTTaaccaaaaataacaaatatatagaACTGTCTAGAATGTATGTGGTTCTGGTTTCAGTCCTCAGCATTGGCAGGGAAAAGGATAAGGTActcaaaagcaattaaaaatttaCTGTTAAATGATAGTGTTAAATCTTTTACAGAATGAAATGGCCCTAGTCCAAGAATTGGGTGTATCTCCAGAAAACATCATTTACACAAGTCCTTGTAAGCAAGTGTCTCAGATAAAGTATGCAGCGAAAGTTGGAGTAAATATCATGACATGTGATAATGAAATTGAATTAAAGAAAATTGCAAGGAATCACCCAAATGCCAAGTAAGTATATACCCAACTTGAAAATACTGTTGCTAATTAGTATTAGAGTTTGTCCCCCTGGAGAAGGAGGGGCTTTAATGGCAGAGCCAGTGATATGTATTGTAGAATAACCTTATTTAGAATTTATGAAAAATGCtaacagcattttcttttctgcctACTTTTGATCCTTTTTATGGATGAAATACAATGAAGCATTCTGAGATATGACTTATTAGCTCATGGAAGAAAATTTGGTATGATCATCAAATTAAGGTCATAGCATGTGTGCTCCTAAAAGCTTATATTCTCAGTCTGCGAGTCTCAGCCCCCTCGGAGGGCGTCACACAGCCCTTTCACAGACGTCACTTAAGGCTGTTGGAAGACACAGATATTTGCCTATgcttcataacagtagtaaagttacagttatgaagaagcaatgaaattaattttatagttggggtcactataacatgaggaaggctgagaaccactggtctaactTGGTGACTTCAGTGGAGTTCAGGCATTTATTACCTTGAAAACCTTCGGATAAAGGCCTTTGGAgaaaagttacagagaaacaattgtttttctgaaaaaaGATATGCCCTGTGATCTCCAGAAGACAAGCTGTGGCTTAGTGGGCATTGTTTGATAATTGAGTCTAATATAAGGAGTTTTAAACAGCATTTATGCATTTGTAGCTTTTTAGCAGCTGGTCATTACTTAACTCCTGATACTGTTTAGTCAATATAAGTCATCTTATCTTAGTTGTTagtagtttaaaaagaaatcactAGATATGAGTCAGGGATGGAGTTAATATGCATGCAATGACCAAAAACGTTTAGTTTTTCCCATTAGAAACTTAGGATTTGAGAGATTTGTTAAAGATTACCTAGGTAGAACAATCTGGGAActttagtaattttaaaaaaccctACTGTTTTTATTGAAAGACACTGATGGCATTGCTGTTCAATTTAGTCTTTTTGGTGGATTCATGGACTGATGGACTTCATTTGGAAGTAATGTCATCTTTTATTACAGAGCCCAACTGACAATCTTGCTGCTACAACAGAGTTTTAACTTTGCTGCCTTTTCCAAAATCCCATCCGTGCAAGCGTCATGCCCTAGGCCCTAATTGCTAGTTTTTTCtctatacaggattgtttttcaTTAGGTTCACTTGAGTCATCCATCGCTGGATTTGCGAACATTGGCAACATAATCAACATACTTCCTACAATCTTCAGGCTTCACATGTGCTGATGATGATGTAAACCAACTCTGCCCCAATCATCTTCCCCTTCTCTTAGGGTCTTACTACACATTGCAACAGAGGATAATATTGGAGGTGAAGATGGTAACATGAAGTTTGGCACTACACTGAAGAACTGTAGGCATCTTTTGGAATGTGCCAAGGAACTTGATGTCCAAATAATTGGGGTCAAGTGAGTATTTATACCTTTTTTAGTACAGAAAAGAATAAacatgtcttttgttgttgtttttgctttgtttgtttgtttgcatttttagacagggtctttctatgtcgTCTTGGAGCTAGCTAGCTAATGCagctatgtagactgggctgtcctcaaactcggcaagctctgcttgcctcttccccacgagtgctgggattaagggtgtgcaccacacTGCCCAGCTAAACATGTTTTTCTATGCTGTTTATTGAGGTTATCTATCTCCTTCCTCCTGTAAAGGGACACGTTAGCACAGGGTGATGGAATCTGTTGGCTTGGGTTTGCTGTGTGAGGCATTGGACTCAAGCCTTTGCTTTATCACTGCTCCACATCCTACCTCTACACCATCTTctcttactgattttctttcagtgttttgagGCAGTCTTACAAGGTAGCTTTCTTTGGACTGAACCTGAGATTCTGCTTTAATTTCCCAAATGCTAGAACTGTTGATGAATGAAAGTACCACTTGCTAAATCACCTTTTAATTTAAATGGGAGGAATTTGCTCCCAATTCTAATGCTTGTTAAAATGGCATTCAGCCTATAAGTTGtaggtttcattttgtttctatttctaatgatttttttttctctcaatccTTCATTGGCACTTCAGTAAGTCAGACTtggaagccaggtatggtggtgcctACATACAATCCCAGCATCTAcaaaagaccttgtctctaaaaaccaaaaatatgggcttcatctttttgttgttgttgttggtttaatATGAGGAGACCAAGATTCAAGTAGGTAGTTTGTTtaggacagagtctcactctctagcccagctAGTCTAAAACTAAGTCAGGTGATTCAGTATTCAAATGAAGGAGTTTAATGTCATTCGATTGATAGTGCTTGTTACtttccatatacataaaacaagcTATGCTTTGATCCAtggctcccaaataactacaccgagacttattaattataaatgctcagccaatcgCTTAGGCTTGTTACAACctaactcttatatcttaaattaacccatatttcttatctatctcTGCACCTCCTGGTGATCTGCCCCTTCATCCCAGTATTCTCTCAGTCTGGTTcttccacctaacctcttcctgcctagctcttggctagttagttctttattaaaccaatgagagcaacacatctttacagtacactgtaagatgaattgctaaacgatcttattaataaaaacctggagccagattttggggtgaaaaactgagagatcagaggaataggacaggccacagccaacctcacctcaccaacacctcagtctccaagagatctacttcctgtatacccacgcctatatgcctttcggttctgccatctcatttcatctctctgcccagctatatcacttcctcttcctgcccagctctgtcacttcctgtctgtccagccctccagacctttatggttagtgctgggattaaaggtatgcaccaccacacctaggtctgttctcagtgtggccttgagctcacagagatccacatggatctctgcctcccaagtgataggattaatggcgtgtgctaCCCTTGCCTGACCTCTGTTTATTatggtggctggctttttcctctgatcctcagattaAACTttatattagggtacacaatatatcaagaACACAATACATCACCAAAGTATACAACgggattattccatagcaaagTATGATTGTTctgtgttagctttctgttgctatgataagcagctggggaggaaagaggttTATTTGCCTTACTGGTCAAGCAAGGAAAGCCAAGGTAGAAACTTTAAGACGGGAGCCTGgctgcaggaactgaagcagagaccacagaggaatgcttccTGGCTCACTCTGcttggcttgctcagactgcctTCTTATACTATCCAAACAAGTGGCATTATTCATAGTGGGCTTAGAATGTGCCCCTGTGCCCCACAGacaatgcacatacatgtgccaatctgatggaggcgatTCCTCACTTGAGTTTCCCCTTTCCTAGGTaactagtttatgtcaagttaaagcaaacaagcaaaaaacaaaactagccagcacaatcaCGGATGCCTGACTTACTCAAATATACTTTTGCTTATAGACTTAAGTATTGTCCAAAAATTGTATCATTATATTGGGTGGATTCTATCCTTGCATCAAATATTTGATAAAGTTAAAAAGTGCACTCAATAGTGTCATTATACTGAGTGATAATTGAAAGGAATTACAGAAAGTGCCACAAAGCCACGCTGCTTTAAATTATTACTActttatttctttcagatttcacGTTTCAAGTGCTTGCAAAGAATATCAAGTATATGTGCATGCTCTATCTGATGCTCGGTGTGTGTTTGACATGGCTGTAAGTtctctattcttttattttaaactagGGTGTTATTTCAGAATCATTTTCAACTAGTATGAATTAGTTACTGTTTAAAGTTAGTacaacacacacaatttttaaaaatttttaggctttatgtatgtgttttcgcttgtgtatatatatatgcaccatGCTTATGCATGATGCCCATGGAGATGAGAATGTGttgttggaccccctggaactaaTGTTAAGGATGCTttaagctgggaactgaacccaggtcctccgtaAGAATAGCAGATACTgtctcttaacctttgagccatttctctagtcttgcatacattattattattattattattattattattattattattattattattattattaattattaagacagggtttctctgtaatcctggctgtcctctgTGGAccaactcgttctgtagaccaggctggcctcatctgcctgcctgtgcctctgggattaaatgcatgtaccaccacacttggcttcctGATTTTATTACTAGAAAGCTTGAGGGTGACACACAATAATGTTGTATTTTAAGTGGACAAGAGATTGAAGTAGAAATTTAATGAAGGTCTTAAGAGAGAAAACAAGCAatgaagaggaggcaaaaaaatgCATGTAACATTTAATCTGTTCCTGTTAGTAAGAACTAAAGAAGCTGAGTTTGGTAGCAGAAATCTGCTAGTAACTtgtactcaggaggccgaggcaagagaatcagtttgaggccagtctacataaagttagggttagggttagcttgtctgaaaaacaaaaccaagtttcGAAAAGTTAAGAAAACAGAAGTAACTGGTATCAATAAAGTTCAGAAATATTTACCTACCTACGAagaagggttttttgtttattaattttatatttgtatgcaTTACAATTTTGAAGCATGAagggttttttgttcttgttttttcctcTAGGGAGAATTTGGCTTTACAATGAACATGTTAGACATCGGTGGAGGCTTCACAGGAACTGAAATCCAGTTGGAGGAGGTAAGTGTTTTCAGGGGTGGCCAAACTGGGATAATCTTCTTTCTTTGCTACATAATTGGTAGGTACATAGACCAGAATTTTTATGCTAACACAAACTAAAGCCTGTTTTAACACTTGTCTTATAGTTTATAAGAAAACAAGCAGGAAATTAGACCTAACTTAAATTACTTTAACATTTCAAATAATATGAGCCCTGTTATATCACAGAGTAGACACTCCTTTACTTACTGATTTATTGATGTGCTAAGCATCAAGTTCAGTCTCACACACGCTCCGCAAGTGTTCTCCCACTGGGCTACCCCACAGCCCACAAGAAGTACTGTTTGAGTTGTGTTTTATGTATGAGATGTCACGCCAACTCCCAACTTCATGGCTCTAATAGCAAGATGCACATCACTCCTGCCTTCATTCTGCAGTGTCTAGAAGCTGGGAATTGGAATTTTACTCCTTTACCACCAATCAGACACAGTATTAGAATTGATGtggctttttttaattattgctaTTGTGATTATTACTAAAAAAGCTGATGCAAAAGCTTGCCTAATCAAAGACACCTGCTAAGTAGCTGGGTTTGTTGTTCTGTAATTGGAATTGCTTGGTTGTCTTTGGTAACTTTAGTTAATAGCTATTCAACCTAGACTTCTGTGACCCAGTATTGAAACTTGAATCTGTAATTTAAAACCCACAGGTTAATCATGTGATCAGTCCTCTGTTGGATATTTACTTCCCTGAAGGATCTGGCATTCAGATAATTTCAGAACCTGGAAGCTACTATGTATCTTCTGCGTTTACACTTGCAGTTAATATTATTGCTAAGAAAGTtgttgaaaataataaattttccTCTGGAGGTAAGTTACAAAGTTTATATCTCATGTTCCAGATACTACTTTGACCATGTGATTCTTACCCTAAACGCCAGTGGTTTGTTGTGGTTTCCGTTGCCGCCGTCTTGGCTCCAATGGGGAATCTGAGTGTTCTTTAAACCCGCCCTCACGTCAAACCAACAGAACTGCCCTGAGTCATTGTAGAAATACAGTTTACATTCATAagaccttttttaattttttttttttccactaggGAAAAATTGACTTCCTGGCTACTATTCTttactgtttttccttttgtctttgttaGATTTCAGGGTTtgtttggtctgtttgttttttccagatagggtttctttgtgtagcttttggagcctatcctggaactcactttgtagaccaggctggcttccaaactcagagattcgcctgcctctgcctcctgagtgctggcattaaaggcatgtaccaccactgcctggctcctttgTGTTTTTTCCTGACATTTTTGAAGGgtaggtttttttggtttggttgggttCACTCCAGGGTTTTGGAGTATTCTCTGTGTATAACTTTAAGAAGATGCACATGATAATGGTCTCTTCTAATATTGGTGGTGTCAGGTTGGACTTGATGGATGGGTACTtgactggtttttgtttgaatggtttttgtttgttaagatttttacgtgtgtgtgtgtgtgtgtgtgtgtgtgtgtgtgtgtgtgtgtgtgtgtttgctatgTGAGTATAGGTGCCTAAGATGCTGgaggtgtgggatcccctggagctgaagtgatAGCCAGTTGTGGCTGCTTTTCAAGGTTAATAGAAGTTGAATTTGGGGTCCTGGAAAACCAAGCAGCAGCATATGCTCTcggctgctgggccatctctccagccctctgggtttggcttttttttttttgtttgtttgtttgtttgtttggagaccaAGACTTACTGTCTGGAAGCACAGGCTGACTGGGAAGTCTGTGTAGCTAAGTATTCTCTGTGGGATGCCGGGATTGCTGACATGGGCCACAACAGTTGGCCTCGGTGCACTTGGGTTAGTGAGTAGGAGTGCTGTGTGTAAGGTGTAAGTGCTGTAAGTAAGGTGTGTTCATCTGTCgttttcatcttcctcttcttcactgTTTGATTTCAGTAGAAAAAGATGGGAGTGATGAACCAGCCTTCGTGTATTACATGAATGATGGTGTTTATGGTTCTTTTGCGAGTAAACTTTCTGAGGACTTAAATACCATTCCAGAGGTTCACAAGGcaagtttgttcatttgtttttccaaaaCATCTTtgatagtgaaaaaaaaaacaaaaacaaaaacaaaaatgagcttgctgagatggcttagtgggtaaaggcccaTGGGCCCCTGTGGCCTGATGGgtgcaggttgtcctctgcccttgaGCCTTACACTCACTCctacgcacgcgcgcacacgcgcgcgcacacacacacacacacacacaccatacatgaaGGAATAaattgtaacttttttttaaacaagtttttaatGCAATGCATCAGTACAGCTCAGATGCCATTTGCCTATTCTAGATTCAGTCACCAGGAATCCCGCCTCCTTAAACCTCGCCTGTTTACCATGTTTGGGGTGTTTTTGTGGGATCCATGTTCTGTTCTCTTCAGTTTATCTCCTTGTTGTAAAGTTCATAGTAACAATTGAAACATATACCTGACCCTCAATCTCCCATAGATGTATGAGATCTGAGAAACTGAAATTGCTTTTTATTCACCTGCAGATTCAGTACCTGAAAGCATTTGataaattttccttttctacAGAAATACAAGGAAGATGAGCCTCTGTTTACAAGCAGCCTTTGGGGTCCATCCTGTGACGAGCTTGATCAAATTGTAGAAAGCTGCCTTCTTCCTGAGCTGAATGTGGGAGATTGGCTCATCTTTGATAACATGGGAGCAGATTCTTTCCACGAACCATCTGCTTTTAATGATTTTCAGAGGCCAGCTATTTATTACATGATGTCATTCAGTGATTGGTaaggtgattttattttatttaaaagcagaTAAGATACTGGAAGTGACATTTTAGATTTGCTAATACCTTATGTAACAAACAGATGCAAAACTTGAAGTAATACAAAAAAGAATCACTTAAAAACATTTCATGTAAATTTCACACTTACAGATAAAAGTGatagtttcctttttcttgttatttttgttttgtttgagacagggtctcttacataATCCTGGTGCCTTAGAACTCAGTATTTATTTACACAAGGccggccttgaattcagagatacAGCTGCCTCTGTCAGGTTTAAAGGTcatctggaattaaaggcatgtctgTCCCATTATGCCCATTGATAATTCCTTCTTGGTGTGTATTCAGCTTTTACATTAAAAGTAGATGAATCTTGGAGCTAGGGAGATGACTGCTACATGGACTCAAAGAACTGAGTTGGAAAATGGAGGGGTAAGAAAGAGTCAGAAACGCATGGATTGTGGAGCTGGCTGGACAGCCACTCTAGCCAAGTGTTGAATTTTAGGCTCAgtataagagaccttgtctcaaacaaaaggaagaaagagagaggaaggaggaaggaaggaaggaaggaaggaaggaaggaaggaaggaaggaaggaaggaaggaaggaaggaaggaaggaaggaagaaggaaggaaggaaggaaggaaggaaggaaggaaggaaggaaggaaggagaaagaaaagaaagaaagaaagaaaaagagaaagagaaaggaaaagaaagaaaatgaggtagaGAGCAATCGAGAAAGAACCAGAGTATAATTGctggcctgcacacacaaacataaactaTACCTCCTACTCCCTGGTGTATACTTCGCCCCTGCTCCGTGTCTGTAGGTGCATGCCTGTGTATGGGTCTGTGTGGCATGGGTGCTGTTCTCACACAGGCTAGAGGATCCCCTGCATCGTTTGTGAGCTACCTCACAAGTCAGACTCCAGTGTCCACAAGAGCTGTGTGTACTCTTAACCAATGTACTCTTAACCTTTCTCCTCCAGACACCCAAACCCCGCTTCTAACAGGGGTTTCAGAGATTAAACTTAATTATCAggtttacatggcaagcactttaccagccaTCTCCCTGTCCCAGAAACAGATGATCTTTTAGGGGGGACTGTGAAGACTAGTTGTTACCTGTTTCCGTTGTGTGGTTTGGTAAATATTTAAATCCCAACTTCTgctcttttcttcttaaata is from Peromyscus maniculatus bairdii isolate BWxNUB_F1_BW_parent chromosome 20, HU_Pman_BW_mat_3.1, whole genome shotgun sequence and encodes:
- the Azin1 gene encoding antizyme inhibitor 1 isoform 1 (isoform 1 is encoded by transcript variant 1), which produces MKGFIDDANYSVGLLDEGTNLGNVIDNYVYEHTLTGKNAFFVGDLGKIVKRHSQWQSVVAQIKPFYTVKCNSTPAVLEILAALGTGFACSSKNEMALVQELGVSPENIIYTSPCKQVSQIKYAAKVGVNIMTCDNEIELKKIARNHPNAKVLLHIATEDNIGGEDGNMKFGTTLKNCRHLLECAKELDVQIIGVKFHVSSACKEYQVYVHALSDARCVFDMAGEFGFTMNMLDIGGGFTGTEIQLEEVNHVISPLLDIYFPEGSGIQIISEPGSYYVSSAFTLAVNIIAKKVVENNKFSSGVEKDGSDEPAFVYYMNDGVYGSFASKLSEDLNTIPEVHKKYKEDEPLFTSSLWGPSCDELDQIVESCLLPELNVGDWLIFDNMGADSFHEPSAFNDFQRPAIYYMMSFSDWYEMQDAGITSDAMMKNFFFAPSCIQLSQEDSFSTEA
- the Azin1 gene encoding antizyme inhibitor 1 isoform X2, with translation MKGFIDDANYSVGLLDEGTNLGNVIDNYVYEHTLTGKNAFFVGDLGKIVKRHSQWQSVVAQIKPFYTVKCNSTPAVLEILAALGTGFACSSKNEMALVQELGVSPENIIYTSPCKQVSQIKYAAKVGVNIMTCDNEIELKKIARNHPNAKVLLHIATEDNIGGEDGNMKFGTTLKNCRHLLECAKELDVQIIGVKFHVSSACKEYQVYVHALSDARCVFDMAGEFGFTMNMLDIGGGFTGTEIQLEEVNHVISPLLDIYFPEGSGIQIISEPGSYYVSSAFTLAVNIIAKKVVENNKFSSGEKDGSDEPAFVYYMNDGVYGSFASKLSEDLNTIPEVHKKYKEDEPLFTSSLWGPSCDELDQIVESCLLPELNVGDWLIFDNMGADSFHEPSAFNDFQRPAIYYMMSFSDWYEMQDAGITSDAMMKNFFFAPSCIQLSQEDSFSTEA
- the Azin1 gene encoding antizyme inhibitor 1 isoform X3, encoding MKFGTTLKNCRHLLECAKELDVQIIGVKFHVSSACKEYQVYVHALSDARCVFDMAGEFGFTMNMLDIGGGFTGTEIQLEEVNHVISPLLDIYFPEGSGIQIISEPGSYYVSSAFTLAVNIIAKKVVENNKFSSGVEKDGSDEPAFVYYMNDGVYGSFASKLSEDLNTIPEVHKKYKEDEPLFTSSLWGPSCDELDQIVESCLLPELNVGDWLIFDNMGADSFHEPSAFNDFQRPAIYYMMSFSDWYEMQDAGITSDAMMKNFFFAPSCIQLSQEDSFSTEA